A part of Tessaracoccus timonensis genomic DNA contains:
- a CDS encoding type II toxin-antitoxin system RelE/ParE family toxin gives MNLPQREHPAAVAEFDDAVRWYEDQEPGIGLAFMECAQSARLELAAWPHAGPLFTTTADGTLIRSKRIRRFPYRIIYTVDSDSILVLAYAHQRRKPGYWLQRHAET, from the coding sequence ATGAACCTGCCGCAGCGCGAGCATCCAGCCGCAGTAGCTGAATTCGATGATGCTGTGCGCTGGTACGAGGACCAGGAGCCCGGTATCGGTCTAGCGTTTATGGAATGTGCCCAGTCTGCGCGGCTCGAACTCGCGGCGTGGCCACATGCCGGTCCGCTATTCACCACCACCGCCGACGGGACGTTGATTCGCAGCAAACGAATTCGGCGCTTTCCTTATCGGATCATCTACACCGTTGACAGCGATTCCATCCTGGTTCTCGCCTATGCACACCAACGTCGAAAGCCTGGCTACTGGCTCCAACGCCACGCTGAAACATAG
- a CDS encoding addiction module protein, translated as MTTTAEALLRDALALDADQRAVVANALFESLDDEAATASDAAWRREASRRLAEIRRDAVELEDADEHYARLRASLRQ; from the coding sequence ATGACGACCACCGCCGAGGCCCTACTACGCGATGCCCTCGCTCTCGACGCCGACCAGCGCGCGGTGGTCGCGAATGCCCTCTTTGAAAGCCTCGACGACGAAGCTGCCACCGCTTCCGACGCTGCCTGGCGCCGCGAAGCTTCCCGCCGCCTAGCAGAAATTCGTCGTGACGCAGTCGAGCTGGAAGATGCGGACGAGCATTACGCTCGCCTACGCGCATCGTTGCGCCAATGA
- a CDS encoding GNAT family N-acetyltransferase has protein sequence MKHEYRTHEVTSAKLSENPWYRAWLTAVQQGFHDPHPTEEFLEHQLSIEAEHGTVMRGVWDLEPRDYALGTDIPVATFMEWNGSLNVGGSVIDCHQISDVTVRASHRRQGIARNLMTASLTAAKERGLAVAALTATEATIYGRFGFGAAIFKDQIELRVGSGFDIHAPITGTCEYLDVQQLAEASRVVFDKFHATQTGSIGRCAPVMEVLNGSVEKSTRKHDDKIRAVGHWDEQGNLDGYATWKSADRDDAINVIDFVPTNTDASVAMWAFLGSLDLVRRVRFNRARNDEHLPWALTDRRRYIVKEHDDLLWLRVLDPAAVLTARNYYTEGEVCFRVIDKMGIADGVWRLTVEKGKATCVPTDDEPELDINVAALGSTLLGGVNIHALTTVGWVKGNQQAIDVFGMLLRRRREPWCITPF, from the coding sequence GTGAAGCACGAGTACAGAACACACGAAGTTACGAGCGCGAAGCTTTCTGAGAACCCGTGGTACCGCGCATGGCTCACCGCCGTGCAGCAGGGGTTCCACGACCCCCACCCCACCGAGGAATTCCTCGAACACCAACTTTCCATCGAAGCCGAACACGGCACCGTCATGCGCGGCGTGTGGGATCTGGAGCCGCGCGACTATGCGCTGGGCACCGACATCCCCGTCGCCACCTTCATGGAATGGAACGGCTCCCTCAACGTCGGCGGCTCGGTGATCGACTGCCACCAGATCAGCGACGTCACCGTCCGGGCCTCACATCGTCGCCAGGGCATCGCCCGCAACCTCATGACCGCCTCGCTGACCGCAGCCAAGGAACGCGGCCTGGCCGTCGCAGCGCTCACCGCCACCGAGGCCACCATCTACGGCCGCTTCGGCTTCGGCGCCGCCATCTTCAAAGACCAGATCGAACTCCGCGTCGGCAGCGGCTTCGACATCCACGCCCCCATCACCGGCACCTGCGAATACCTCGACGTGCAGCAGCTCGCCGAGGCATCCCGCGTCGTCTTCGACAAGTTCCACGCCACCCAAACCGGCTCGATCGGCCGCTGCGCACCCGTGATGGAGGTGCTGAACGGCTCCGTCGAGAAATCCACCCGTAAGCACGACGACAAGATCCGCGCCGTCGGCCACTGGGATGAGCAGGGCAACCTCGACGGCTACGCCACCTGGAAGTCTGCCGACCGCGACGACGCCATCAACGTCATCGACTTCGTTCCGACGAACACAGACGCCAGCGTCGCCATGTGGGCGTTCCTCGGCTCGCTCGACCTCGTTCGTCGCGTGCGGTTCAACCGCGCCCGCAACGACGAACACCTCCCCTGGGCGCTCACCGACCGCCGCCGCTACATCGTCAAGGAACACGACGACCTGCTGTGGCTGCGCGTGCTCGACCCGGCCGCCGTGCTCACCGCCCGCAACTACTACACCGAGGGCGAGGTGTGCTTCCGCGTCATCGACAAGATGGGCATCGCCGACGGAGTGTGGCGCCTCACCGTCGAAAAGGGCAAGGCCACCTGCGTCCCCACCGACGACGAACCCGAGCTGGACATCAACGTCGCCGCCCTCGGCTCGACGCTGCTGGGCGGCGTGAACATCCACGCGCTCACCACCGTCGGGTGGGTCAAGGGCAACCAGCAAGCCATCGACGTGTTCGGCATGCTGCTGCGCCGGCGTCGCGAACCCTGGTGCATCACCCCGTTCTGA
- the rpsF gene encoding 30S ribosomal protein S6, with protein sequence MRKYEVMVLIDSDVDERQVPALIEKHLETVTKEGGTVDNTDIWGRRTLAYDINKKSEAIYVVLQLTCEPATVSELDRLLAIDEKIVRTKVLRLED encoded by the coding sequence ATGCGCAAGTACGAAGTTATGGTCCTCATCGACTCCGACGTCGACGAGCGTCAGGTGCCTGCTCTCATCGAGAAGCACCTCGAAACCGTCACGAAGGAAGGCGGCACCGTCGACAACACCGACATCTGGGGCCGTCGCACCCTCGCCTACGACATCAACAAGAAGTCTGAGGCTATCTACGTGGTGCTCCAGCTCACCTGTGAGCCTGCCACGGTGTCTGAACTCGATCGCCTCCTGGCAATCGACGAGAAGATCGTGCGCACCAAGGTTCTCCGTCTCGAGGACTGA
- a CDS encoding single-stranded DNA-binding protein: MAGETQITIIGNLTSAPELRFTANGSAVANFRVASTPRTFDPQSNQFRDGDPLFLNCSVWRQHAENVAESLDKGMRVIVHGKLKSRSYQDREGQQRTVFEVDVDEVGPALRYATAQVTKTSGGGGGGQWQGGQNSGGDGGDSWSSSNNSSQNRGANDPWGPASQSDEPPF, encoded by the coding sequence ATGGCAGGCGAAACCCAGATCACGATCATTGGCAATCTCACGAGCGCACCAGAACTGCGCTTCACCGCGAACGGTTCGGCGGTCGCGAACTTCCGCGTGGCCAGCACGCCGCGCACATTCGACCCGCAGTCGAACCAATTTCGCGACGGCGATCCACTGTTCCTGAACTGCTCCGTGTGGCGTCAGCACGCCGAGAACGTGGCCGAATCGCTCGACAAGGGCATGCGCGTCATCGTTCACGGCAAGTTGAAGTCGCGCAGCTACCAAGATCGCGAGGGCCAACAGCGCACGGTCTTTGAAGTAGATGTCGACGAGGTTGGGCCCGCCCTTCGCTACGCAACCGCACAGGTCACCAAAACCTCTGGTGGTGGCGGTGGCGGCCAGTGGCAGGGTGGCCAGAACTCCGGCGGCGACGGTGGCGACTCCTGGTCGAGCTCCAACAACTCGAGCCAGAACCGCGGCGCCAACGACCCGTGGGGCCCGGCATCGCAGTCCGACGAACCGCCGTTCTGA
- the rpsR gene encoding 30S ribosomal protein S18 — protein sequence MAGPQRKSVNKKKIMPVKTTRVANIDYKDINTLKRFISERGKIRARRVTGLSVQDQRKVAIAVKNAREVALLPYASTAR from the coding sequence ATGGCCGGTCCACAGCGCAAGTCTGTGAACAAGAAGAAGATCATGCCGGTGAAGACCACCCGCGTGGCCAACATCGACTACAAAGACATCAACACGCTCAAGCGGTTCATTTCTGAGCGTGGCAAGATCCGCGCCCGCCGCGTCACTGGCCTGTCGGTTCAGGACCAGCGCAAGGTTGCCATCGCCGTCAAGAACGCTCGTGAGGTAGCGCTGCTGCCCTACGCGTCCACGGCCCGCTGA
- the rplI gene encoding 50S ribosomal protein L9, which yields MKLILTSTIDKLGVAGDIVEVRDGYGRNYLIPQGKAILWSKGAETQIEGIKRARDAREIRGVEHAQEIRSQLEELTIKVAARASEEGSLFGSVTSNDFAVAVKKAGGPTIDKRAVSFPKHVKTLGQHAAELKLHPAVVAHVNFEVVSA from the coding sequence ATGAAGCTCATTCTCACCAGCACCATTGACAAGCTCGGCGTTGCCGGCGACATCGTTGAGGTTCGCGACGGCTACGGCCGCAACTACCTCATCCCTCAGGGTAAGGCCATCCTGTGGAGCAAGGGCGCCGAAACCCAGATCGAGGGCATCAAGCGCGCACGCGACGCCCGCGAGATCCGCGGCGTGGAGCACGCTCAGGAGATCCGCTCGCAGCTCGAGGAGCTCACCATCAAGGTGGCTGCTCGCGCGTCGGAGGAAGGCAGCCTCTTCGGTTCCGTGACGTCGAACGATTTCGCCGTCGCTGTGAAGAAGGCCGGCGGCCCGACCATTGACAAGCGTGCCGTCTCGTTCCCGAAGCACGTGAAGACCCTCGGCCAGCATGCCGCTGAACTCAAGCTGCATCCCGCCGTCGTCGCACACGTCAACTTCGAGGTGGTCAGCGCCTGA